Genomic window (Streptosporangium brasiliense):
GCCGAGCGGGCGCCGCCAGGTCGGCACGACCACCAGATCCGCCTCGTCCACGGCCTCCAGGCCGTGGGGCGCGGCGAGGGCGATGCCGATGTCGGAGCGGACCGGACCGCCCTCGGCGGACACCGCGCGCACGTCGAACTCCGGCAGCGAGACCCGCCGCTCCCCGAAGACCGCGATCGGCACCGACGCCTCGAACAGCGGAATCTCGTCGAACAGCAGCACCGCGATCGTCCTGAACCCCATGGCGCGATCCTATCGACGGTTGGCTTTCCGGCCACTCACGGACCGTGCCCGCGGTGGCGCAGGCTGGACCCATGAGATTCGCCGACATCGTGATCCCCGACACCTCCGCCACCCGCGGCGCGCTGGAGGTCGCCACCGCCTACTGCTCGCCGGCCCTGCTGAACCACTCGGTGCGGTCCTACCTGTGGGCGGCGGCCTACGCGGCGATGAACGACATCGCGTTCGACACCGAGCTGCTGTACGTCTCGTCGATGCTGCACGACATCGGACTGGTCAAGGAGTTCGACAGTCACACCGTGCCGTTCGAGGAGGCCGGCGGGCACCTCGCGTGGGTCTTCGGCGCCGGGGCCGGATGGCCCGTCGAGCGGCGGGTGCGCGCCTCCGAGGTGATCGTGCGGCACATGTGGGACAAGGTGGATGTCTCCCAGGACCCCGAGGGCCACCTGCTGGAGCTGTCGACCGCGCTGGACGTCTCCGGTCGCCGGCCGGAGGACTTCCCGGCCGAGCTCCGGGCCGAGGTGCTGGAGCGCTACCCGCGGCTGGGGCTCGGCGAGGAGTTCATCGCGTGCTTCAGGGACCAGGCCGCGCGCAAGCCGGACAGCCTGGCCGGCGGGTTCGTCCGCAGCGGCGTCGCCGACCGCATCCGGGCGAACGTGCTGGACCGCTGACGCCCGCCCTGTCCAAACCGGCCGTCACCCCCCTCGCGACGAGCGCCGTGGAGACGGTGGCGCCCCGGGTGGGCCGGGGGCGGATCACCTGGTCAGGAGCCGTCCTTGGGGCCGGTGCTCTGCACCACCTCGAACGACCAGAGCGTGGCCGCGGTCGCGGCCGGGCCCTGGCCGTGGCCGTGCCCCTGGCCGGGCTCCTGGCCGTGGCCGTGTCCCTGGGCCTGGGCCTCGGCGTGGCCGTGGCCCTGCGCGCCCGGGGCCGCGGCGGCCTGGGTGTGACCCCGCTGGAAGGCCTGGCTCTCCGTCCACCGGGTGAAGTCCTCCTCGGACCTCCAGCGGGTGTAGACGAGATACTGCTCGGTGCCCTCCACCGGGCGGAGCAGTTCGAACCACTCGAAGCCGTCGGCCGACTCCACCATCCCGGCCCGCCCGGAGAAGCGGCGTTCGAGCTCCTCGCGCTGCTCGGCGGGGACGGTCAGCACATTGATCTTGACAACGCTCATGAGACCATCCTGCCCCACCGGCCGGAGCCGCACCGTGAGCGCCGCCGGAGACTTCGGGGAGGGCGCCGTCCGGTCAGGCGACGGTCCTGCGGGCCCGCGGCGGTTCCTCCAGGCTCACCTGGGCGACGGCCGGGATGTGCTCGGTCTCCAGCGCCTGGCGCATGCGCGGGACGGCCACCCCGTCCAACTGCTCGCGGATCGCGCTCATCGGGAGGTTCTCGTCGGCCACCACGCGCAGCCTTACCGCCGGGTTCGCCTGCGTGCCGACCATGGTGGCGCTGGCGCCGAGGATCGCGGGGTGGGCGCTGACGTCGGCGGCCAGCGCGTCGGACACGCTGCCGGCGTCGATGTCGGTGACACCCCCGGGACCGCTGGCCAGGCGGATGCCGCCCAGCCTGGTGTGCCGGCCCTGGACCAGCAGCCAGCGCAGGCCGAGGAGGGCGAGCACGATC
Coding sequences:
- a CDS encoding antibiotic biosynthesis monooxygenase family protein, which codes for MSVVKINVLTVPAEQREELERRFSGRAGMVESADGFEWFELLRPVEGTEQYLVYTRWRSEEDFTRWTESQAFQRGHTQAAAAPGAQGHGHAEAQAQGHGHGQEPGQGHGHGQGPAATAATLWSFEVVQSTGPKDGS
- a CDS encoding cyanamide hydratase, with the protein product MRFADIVIPDTSATRGALEVATAYCSPALLNHSVRSYLWAAAYAAMNDIAFDTELLYVSSMLHDIGLVKEFDSHTVPFEEAGGHLAWVFGAGAGWPVERRVRASEVIVRHMWDKVDVSQDPEGHLLELSTALDVSGRRPEDFPAELRAEVLERYPRLGLGEEFIACFRDQAARKPDSLAGGFVRSGVADRIRANVLDR